In a genomic window of Glycine max cultivar Williams 82 chromosome 13, Glycine_max_v4.0, whole genome shotgun sequence:
- the ALDH3H3 gene encoding aldehyde dehydrogenase family 3 member H1: protein MSSTPQDSVKTTASAKNTAFDAEAASRLVNELRRNFASNKTRSYEWRLSQLNALEKLVVVHEQEIVDALRNDLGKPPLETVAYEIAMLKNSCRIALKELKHWMTPEKVKTSIATFPSSAEIVSEPLGVVLVISAWNYPFLLSLDPVVGAIAAGNAVVLKPSEIAPATSSLLAKLIGDYLDNSCIRVVEGAVDETSALLQQKWDKIFYTGNGRVARIVMAAASKHLTPVVLELGGKSPVVVDSNINLKVATRRIIAGKWGSNNGQACISPDYIITTKDYAPKLVDALKTELEKFYGKNPLESKDLSRVVNSNHFNRLTKLLDDDKVSGKIVYGGQKDENKLKISPTVLLDVPRDSLIMNEEIFGPLLPILTVDKLEESFDVINSGPKPLAAYIFTNNKKLKEQFVMTISAGGLVVNDTTLHLAVHTLPFGGVGESGVGAYHGKFSFEAFSHKKAVLYRKFIGDAPVRYPPYTNTKMRLLKAIIGGGIHGIVRALFGW from the exons ATGTCGTCGACGCCGCAGGACTCTGTCAAAACGACGGCGTCGGCGAAGAACACCGCGTTCGACGCGGAAGCGGCGTCGCGGCTCGTGAATGAGCTTAGGCGAAACTTCGCTTCGAACAAAACGCGCAGTTACGAGTGGAGACTGTCGCAGCTCAACGCGCTCGAGAAACTCGTCGTCGTTCACGAGCAGGAGATCGTCGACGCGCTCCGAAACGACCTCGGCAAGCCGCCACTCGAAACCGTTGCATACGAG ATTGCTATGTTGAAAAACTCATGTAGAATCGCACTCAAGGAATTGAAACATTGGATGACTCCTGAAAAG GTCAAAACTTCAATCGCAACTTTTCCTTCTTCAGCTGAAATAGTATCTGAACCACTGGGGGTTGTGTTAGTCATCTCTGCATGGAACTACCCATTCT TGTTGTCACTTGATCCAGTCGTTGGAGCTATTGCAGCTGGTAATGCTGTTGTTTTAAAACCATCAGAAATTGCTCCTGCCACATCATCACTGCTGGCAAAGCTTATCGGAGACTACTTGGATAACTCATGTATTAGAGTTGTTGAGGGAGCAGTTGATGAAACATCTGCATTACTGCAGCAAAAGTGGGACAAAATTTTCTATACAG GTAATGGACGAGTGGCACGCATTGTGATGGCTGCTGCTTCAAAACACCTAACACCAGTTGTGCTGGAGCTTGGAGGAAAATCTCCAGTTGTTGTTGATTCAAATATCAATTTAAAG GTAGCAACAAGACGAATAATTGCAGGAAAGTGGGGTTCTAATAATGGGCAAGCCTGCATTTCTCCAGATTATATTATAACAACTAAAGACTATGCTCCCAAGTTG GTGGATGCGCTAAAGACTGAATTGGAGAAATTTTATGGAAAGAACCCATTGGAATCAAAAGATTTGTCCCGTGTTGTGAACTCCAACCACTTTAATCGGTTGACAAAGCTCTTGGATGATGATAAGGTTTCTGGTAAGATTGTTTATGGAGGCCAAAAGGATGAAAACAAATT GAAGATTAGCCCCACTGTTCTATTGGATGTCCCACGGGACTCTTTGATTATGAATGAGGAGATATTTGGTCCTTTACTTCCCATCCTCACG GTTGACAAACTAGAAGAAAGCTTTGACGTGATCAATTCAGGACCCAAGCCTCTCGCtgcatatatatttacaaataacAAGAAGCTCAAGGAGCAATTTGTTATGACTATTTCAGCTGGTGGTTTGGTTGTTAATGACACTACTTTACAT CTTGCAGTTCATACTTTACCATTTGGTGGAGTTGGTGAGAGTGGAGTGGGTGCATACCATGGGAAATTCTCATTTGAAGCTTTTAGCCACAAAAAAGCTGTTCTCTATCGCAAATTTATTGGTGATGCTCCAGTAAGGTACCCACCATACACAAATACAAAGATGAGATTGCTGAAAGCTATCATAGGTGGTGGCATACATGGTATTGTTCGTGCCCTGTTTGGTTGGTGA